The Oreochromis niloticus isolate F11D_XX linkage group LG15, O_niloticus_UMD_NMBU, whole genome shotgun sequence genome includes a region encoding these proteins:
- the si:ch211-51e12.7 gene encoding wiskott-Aldrich syndrome protein homolog, whose amino-acid sequence MDTDTEERVTETSKNDSEKHVTQLKSRGRGAKGRGRGGRMSRGGMRGGRGMMKGFGPPGPGRGRVKDGAMNGFGPMRGMGRMRPYPDLRGPRGRAGPMGMGPPLPPPPPPPMHLRGPFPPMPRHGPPPPPPPGHPGFRGRPPHPRGRGMPPPGPPRPFRPRGPRGPRGYHNGPVSPPPHPPPGRGQRWPGPPGGRRF is encoded by the exons ATGGACACGGACACAGAAGAGAGAGTCACAGAAACCTCCAAGAATGACTCAGAGAAACATGTAACCCAGCTCAAATCCAG GGGTCGTGGGGCCAAAGGCCGTGGGCGAGGGGGACGAATGAGTAGAGGTGGCATGCGTGGTGGGCGGGGCATGATGAAAGGCTTTGGGCCACCAGGACCTGGAAGGGGTCGAGTAAAGGATGGAGCCATGAATGGATTTGGGCCCATGAG AGGAATGGGGAGGATGCGTCCTTACCCTGACCTTAGAGGTCCTCGAGGTAGGGCTGGACCCATGGGCATGGGCCCTCCTCTtccccctcccccacctcctCCTATGCACCTCAGAGGCCCCTTTCCACCCATGCCCAG GCATGGACCCcctccgccccctcctccagGTCATCCTGGTTTCAGAGGGCGTCCGCCACACCCTCGAGGCCGTGGCATGCCACCCCCTGGACCTCCGCGCCCCTTCCGCCCACGAGGCCCACGAGGCCCACGAGG CTACCACAATGGACCGGTCTCTCCTCCGCCTCACCCCCCACCTGGCAGAGGCCAGAGGTGGCCAGGCCCCCCTGGTGGCCGACGCTTTTAA